Proteins from a single region of Hydra vulgaris chromosome 12, alternate assembly HydraT2T_AEP:
- the LOC136088604 gene encoding uncharacterized protein LOC136088604 → MISEKHSSEVFHLKVIGVDKNTLAHILGYDHYAEPIIKRTVKDEHHLTFTAESGPFSKKYLTHIEIKNGTGITMATETLKILEKYNSISSLEAIVLDNTSANTGVDNGLVVTLERLLNRRIHLIGCVLHQNELPLRHVIAEVDGKSNDPKKYKGPIGQKASASDLHNLPIVDFVPIHSEIDSYVNSNILSDLSTDQRKLYEYCIGISKGFISPKYSIKKPGPVYHARWLTLALRIMMVYARVKNPTDELCTITKYIVQVYCPMWFAHKRSGLYKDAPRLLHKTIELVKNQADNIQQIVFQNLQGNSYCCLQENFLYSMLQDDEKDIRAQAIKQVLHIRQSREVNPEVKPKIKAKLIMPINFNAYTWSSLVDVSLIEVEPPTSILISSFELENALQTSKKPILTDLPNNSQSVEKSVKLVSEASKIVYGQIKRHNFILTKNQSRAENICSSSKTDYFIPFP, encoded by the coding sequence ATGATTAGTGAAAAACATAGTTCAgaagtttttcatttgaaaGTCATTGGAGTAGATAAAAATACACTAGCACATATATTAGGATATGATCATTATGCAGAACCTATTATTAAAAGAACAGTAAAGGATGAACATCACTTAACTTTTACTGCAGAAAGTGGACCTTTTtctaagaaatatttaactcacattgaaataaaaaatggaacaGGAATTACAATGGCAACCGAAACACTAAAAATACTCGAAAAATACAACAGCATTAGTAGTTTGGAAGCCATTGTTCTAGATAATACTTCTGCTAATACTGGTGTAGATAATGGCTTAGTTGTGACATTAGAAAGGCTTTTAAACCGACGAATCCATTTAATAGGATGTGTACTTCACCAAAATGAGTTACCACTTCGCCATGTCATAGCTGAAGTAGATGGTAAAAGTAACGATCCAAAGAAATATAAGGGCCCTATTGGTCAAAAAGCTTCGGCAAGTGATTTGCATAACTTACCAATAGTTGATTTTGTTCCAATTCATTCAGAAATTGATTCCTACGTAAACTCTAATATTTTATCTGATCTTAGTACGGATCAACGTAAACTTTATGAATACTGTATTGGAATATCTAAAGGCTTTATATCTCCAaaatactcaataaaaaaaccaGGACCTGTTTACCATGCCAGATGGTTAACTCTAGCTTTAAGAATAATGATGGTTTATGCAAGAGTGAAGAATCCTACAGATGAGTTGTGTACAATTACAAAGTATATAGTCCAAGTATATTGCCCCATGTGGTTTGCCCATAAAAGGTCTGGTCTTTATAAAGATGCTCCTAGACTTCTTCATAAGACAATTGAGCTTGTTAAAAATCAGGCAGACAATAtacaacaaattgtttttcaaaatcttcaaGGAAACTCTTATTGCTGTCttcaagaaaactttttatattctatGCTGCAAGATGATGAAAAAGATATAAGGGCTCAAGCTATTAAGCAAGTTTTGCACATAAGGCAATCAAGAGAAGTAAATCCTGAAGTCAAACCAAAAATCaaagcaaaattaattatgcCTATTAACTTTAACGCTTATACATGGAGTAGTTTAGTTGATGTTTCTTTAATTGAGGTTGAACCTCCAACTTCTATCCTAATTTCATCATTTGAATTAGAGAATGCTTTGCAAACTTCTAAAAAACCTATTCTTACAGATTTACCCAACAATTCACAGTCAGTGGAAAAGTCCGTGAAGCTTGTATCAGAGGCATCAAAGATAGTTTATGGTCAAATAAAGAGACATAATTTTATTCTAACTAAAAACCAAAGCAGAGCAGAAAATATATGTAGTTCATCAAAAACTGATTACTTTATACCTTTTCCTTGA